A single Pararhizobium sp. A13 DNA region contains:
- a CDS encoding DUF6494 family protein has product MSEDAFNMSIRKFLKEVGVTSQRKIEETVREGQTDGEKLKVRMTLTAEGTGLNHVVDGEIELP; this is encoded by the coding sequence ATGAGTGAAGACGCCTTCAACATGTCGATCCGCAAGTTCCTGAAGGAAGTCGGCGTCACTTCGCAGCGCAAGATCGAAGAGACGGTGCGCGAAGGCCAGACCGACGGCGAGAAGCTGAAGGTCCGCATGACGCTGACGGCGGAAGGCACCGGCCTCAACCACGTAGTGGACGGCGAGATCGAACTTCCATAA
- a CDS encoding LysR family transcriptional regulator, whose translation MLHSRKLQYINEIARCGSIRKAAARLNVASSAINRQILALEAEIGVPIFERLPRGLRLTAAGELCIEHIRDVLKNYERLESRIRGLKMPQAGKVSIVTTVGLAAGPLPEIIAKFIGQHPRVRIQLRNDGGSTTLNPVLTGEVDIGLGFNIPATPGIRTLANFDVPIGVVLPPGHRLAGTGPISLADVVQERLVLAQTGTSLRDVINLALAPLPVSVEPVVETNASEMLKQLVKSGTGLTLLNPLDVIVECRCGELVFRPIAETHSRQPMKLFARARAPLDAATSLFVEYLMAELLAMMQELQANGHILAPEK comes from the coding sequence ATGCTGCATTCCCGAAAGTTGCAATATATCAACGAGATCGCCCGTTGCGGCTCCATTCGCAAGGCGGCGGCCCGGTTGAATGTCGCGTCCTCGGCGATCAACAGGCAGATCCTGGCGCTGGAAGCGGAAATCGGCGTGCCGATCTTCGAGCGGTTGCCGCGCGGCCTGCGGCTGACGGCTGCGGGTGAACTCTGCATCGAGCATATCCGTGACGTGTTGAAGAATTACGAGCGGCTGGAATCGCGCATTCGCGGCCTGAAGATGCCACAGGCGGGCAAGGTGTCGATCGTGACCACGGTGGGGCTTGCGGCCGGGCCGTTGCCGGAAATCATCGCCAAGTTCATCGGGCAGCATCCGCGGGTGCGCATCCAGCTGCGCAATGATGGCGGTTCGACCACCCTCAACCCAGTTCTGACCGGCGAGGTCGATATCGGCCTCGGCTTCAATATTCCGGCGACGCCCGGCATCCGCACGCTTGCCAATTTCGATGTGCCGATCGGTGTCGTTCTGCCGCCCGGACACCGGCTGGCAGGCACCGGTCCGATCAGTCTCGCCGATGTCGTGCAGGAGCGGCTGGTGCTGGCTCAGACCGGGACCAGCCTGCGCGATGTCATCAATCTGGCTTTGGCGCCACTGCCCGTTTCGGTGGAGCCTGTGGTGGAAACCAATGCCTCGGAGATGCTGAAACAGCTGGTCAAATCTGGCACCGGCCTGACCCTGCTCAATCCGCTGGACGTGATCGTCGAATGCCGGTGCGGCGAACTGGTGTTCCGCCCGATCGCCGAGACGCATTCCCGCCAGCCGATGAAGCTGTTTGCGCGGGCGCGGGCGCCGCTCGATGCCGCCACCAGCCTGTTCGTCGAGTATCTGATGGCAGAATTGCTGGCGATGATGCAGGAACTGCAGGCCAATGGCCACATTCTGGCACCGGAGAAATGA
- a CDS encoding creatininase family protein, translated as MGRPFFWNELNTGDFAHLSVDRTIAILPIASTEQHGPHLPISTDVTIANGMLTEVRKLMSEALDVLVLPTQEIGKANEHIYGPGTLSLGADILIPAWTAIGGKVAEAGLRKLVIVNSHGGNLEVMNIVARELRVRFSMAVVATQWSRFGCPEGLISEHEQKFGIHGGDMETSMMLHFRPDLVRMDRAENFASKAEWMKDNTRYLQPLPPHSLAWIAHDLNPNGVVGDASLGTAEKGALIARHQAKGFIELLEDLTIYPLANLYSK; from the coding sequence ATGGGCAGACCTTTTTTCTGGAACGAGCTGAACACCGGCGACTTTGCTCATCTTTCGGTCGACCGGACCATTGCGATCCTGCCGATTGCCTCCACCGAGCAGCACGGCCCGCACCTGCCGATCTCCACCGACGTTACCATCGCCAACGGCATGCTGACTGAGGTACGCAAGTTAATGTCGGAAGCACTGGATGTGCTCGTTCTCCCGACGCAGGAGATCGGCAAGGCCAACGAGCATATCTACGGCCCCGGTACCCTGTCGCTCGGGGCAGATATTCTCATCCCCGCCTGGACCGCGATCGGCGGCAAGGTCGCCGAAGCCGGGTTGCGCAAGCTGGTGATCGTCAACTCCCACGGCGGCAATCTCGAGGTCATGAACATCGTCGCACGCGAACTAAGGGTGCGGTTCTCCATGGCGGTCGTGGCCACCCAATGGTCGCGCTTCGGCTGCCCGGAAGGCTTGATCAGCGAGCACGAGCAGAAATTCGGCATCCATGGCGGTGACATGGAAACCTCAATGATGCTGCATTTCCGTCCGGATCTTGTGCGCATGGACAGGGCCGAGAATTTCGCCTCCAAGGCGGAATGGATGAAGGACAATACCCGCTATCTGCAGCCGTTGCCGCCGCATTCGTTGGCCTGGATCGCCCATGATCTCAACCCCAACGGCGTCGTTGGAGACGCGTCGCTCGGCACAGCGGAAAAAGGGGCTTTGATCGCCCGGCACCAGGCAAAGGGCTTCATCGAGCTGCTGGAAGATCTGACGATCTATCCTCTCGCCAATCTCTATTCGAAATAG
- a CDS encoding HupE/UreJ family protein → MTRLGALLAVLITVFLVAPSMAHEIRPAYLNMRETESGEFAIVWKVPAQGSMRLGLYAHLPKACVEKAEPARSIESGAHLERWTVACAGGLKGGEIGINGLKSTMTEALVRIEYENGDTEVARLMPDAPSFVAAGAQTSLEVAQTYFPLGVDHILSGLDHLLFVLALILLIRHRWMLVKTITAFTIAHSITLAGASLGYFSLPQKPVEATIALSIAFVASELIRMKPGERRLSERYPWVVAFAFGLLHGFGFAGALKEIGLPQSDVPLSLLTFNLGVEAGQLIFIAAALVVLRAAGALGTIQPAPARQLGAYMIGTAAMLWLVSRIAGLAA, encoded by the coding sequence GTGACGCGGCTTGGCGCCTTGCTGGCCGTGCTCATAACGGTCTTCCTGGTCGCACCTTCGATGGCCCATGAGATCCGGCCGGCCTATCTCAACATGCGCGAAACGGAGAGCGGCGAGTTCGCCATCGTCTGGAAGGTGCCGGCGCAGGGCTCTATGCGTCTCGGGCTCTATGCGCATCTGCCGAAGGCGTGCGTTGAGAAAGCCGAACCGGCGAGGTCGATCGAGAGCGGGGCCCATCTGGAGCGATGGACCGTCGCCTGTGCGGGGGGATTGAAGGGCGGCGAGATCGGCATCAACGGCCTCAAGTCGACCATGACCGAAGCGCTCGTTCGCATCGAATACGAGAACGGGGACACTGAGGTCGCGCGCCTCATGCCGGACGCGCCCTCCTTTGTCGCTGCGGGCGCACAGACCAGCCTCGAAGTAGCGCAGACCTACTTTCCGCTGGGTGTCGACCACATACTCTCCGGCCTCGATCATCTACTCTTCGTTCTCGCGCTCATCCTGCTCATTCGACATCGCTGGATGCTGGTCAAGACGATCACGGCCTTTACGATCGCCCACAGCATCACGTTGGCTGGAGCGTCGCTCGGATATTTCAGTTTACCGCAGAAGCCGGTCGAAGCGACAATTGCTCTGAGCATTGCCTTCGTCGCGAGCGAACTGATTAGAATGAAGCCGGGCGAGAGGCGACTGTCCGAGCGCTACCCCTGGGTCGTGGCCTTCGCGTTCGGACTGCTGCATGGTTTCGGTTTTGCCGGCGCCCTGAAGGAAATCGGCCTGCCGCAATCCGACGTGCCGCTGAGCCTGCTGACATTCAATCTGGGCGTCGAGGCGGGACAGCTGATCTTCATCGCCGCGGCGCTGGTCGTGCTTAGGGCGGCAGGCGCACTGGGCACGATACAGCCCGCACCGGCGCGTCAGCTCGGCGCCTACATGATTGGGACCGCCGCGATGCTGTGGCTGGTTTCGCGGATCGCCGGGTTGGCGGCGTGA